The Caloenas nicobarica isolate bCalNic1 chromosome Z, bCalNic1.hap1, whole genome shotgun sequence region tatatatatttccatttTGGGCATAAAAGTTTCAGCAAGGTAGATTTAAGAGTGCAGCTACACTGCACTGGAGGTGACATTAAGAGTTACAGCTAGACAAGGATGACAGATCTGGATTACCACTGGGTAAACCAAAGCCAAAGCCAAGGAATCTTAGTCCTTCTCCTACCATAGGCTGAGGCTCCTACAGCAACTAACCCCAGCCCTAGTCTCAACAGCTTTGTTCGACGCAGATGCAAGCCCACTTACAGAATACTGATGGCAGGAGAAAGGATTGAGTCAAAACCCAAGCAGGCACTCTGGGGTCACCCAGCAGTGTCCCTTGCCAAAGGTGCAAAACATTACAATAACTCAAAACAGCTAgatgcagtttcttttttctcttcaaaaaagTCTGAGTAAACTTGGCAGAATAATTCTTTCCAGCATTAGTTtgaggcagagaaggaagaaactcTGCTCTCACTTCACAGAAGTAAAAGCCAGCAAAAGACAATGGAGGGGTCATTACTAGAAGCACTAGGAATTATCTAAGCGGTCTTGAGACAGGTGTTTCCAGGTTCCTCCCAATATGACAGACCAAGCAGGAGGAGCATTATGCCACTACTCACCCTGTATCACCCGTGTGTTTGTGGGTAAAAGCAAGGAtatctgcagctctgccagtgcCCTCATAGACCACCACAGGGACAGCTGGGCTGGCCCTCACATACTCCCACACCATTAGGATCACATTGGGGCCTCCTTCCACCACCAGCCCAACCACGGGTACACCTTGGCCCATTCCTGTTTCAAAACACACCTAACCAGTTACAAACAGGTCTCGATCATgttaaaaaatcagaacatttGGTAAATAAATACTCATGAAGGAGTCTCATACATGGTTCAATTGAGACGAAACCAGGCCTTCACCATTTCTAATTTGACCTACACTTTTTAAGACTTTCACAGAACATCTGCAACCAGATCGAAAAGACCATGAAAACCTCCTAATAACATTGTACGTGGCCTTAGCattggaaagaagaaacattcttcagaatatctctctgtccttttcaATAGCTCTCACACACAAGGACATCAATGGTGTTTGAAATATTGTCAATATCCAGTTATCTACGCATATAGAAAAGTAATCAGGCACTTCTTTACAGAGTTTCTCAAATTTTACAGCAgcagggtggtttttttaacaataagaaataaatttcaaataagatgcaataaaatagaaaaaaatcctaaaaacaaaaccaaccaaacgaaaAAACTCTGACTTGCAAAAACTCATAGTAAGAAAAGATATAAGAGCCTAAGTGAAAAGTTCTAAATAGTAACACACTAAAAATTGGGTAGTTAGATCTAAGTTTGTAAATACTATAATGTGAGCAGATAAAGGAAACAAGGATTCAGCATGATAACTCTGTTAATGTCTCTCTAACATAAGTCAAGATTTAAATCACTAGGTAAGTGTGAACTTCCACCAAAAATGTATACATTCTAGTTCATAAATACTTGTGCATGTAATAAATATTTcgtttattatttttataccaTAACTGGGTTATTGTATAAGCAAACTATAGAAGTTATGCAATCTGACAAACAAACATTGGCTGAATGTATTCCTTTCACaaccagtcttttttttctgtacctgAGGAGGTCATAGGCTTGCAATATAGAAGAGTGATAAGGGTATAAGTAAGGAACCGGGGAGGAAGGATTCAAATTCCACTGAATGTGACCGTTTTTCCACCTAGCAAAATGCTGGGAAACTATTCAGTGCTCATGTAGAGACCATGCAAAACTGCAAAGTAAGCAAATGCTCAGTACTTACTAAATAATTTAGCATTTAGGTGTTTCTACAACTAAGAAACTAAAATGCTCAAATGCATTACACTTTATAAAAATGTtgtccttttcattttcctgacaTTCAAAGTTCAAGACACGTGCAATTAATAACTTTCAACCTCAGTGAAGTCTATGGCAAATGAAGATGTACAACATGTAACAGGAAACGTCAAGTACCTACAGAACTTAAAGGACAGGTTTTTCTGCCATAAAGCTGACCGCAGCAGTACATacttgtgtgtattttttgaAGTGATATGTACTTCTCCAAATTCCTCCTGAGCATTATTTCATTCCCATACTTGCCTACTGTCCCATCATCTGCCATTAGAAAATGAGAATGCATGCTGTTGAGGGTACTTAGCTTGCTGAGTGGATTACCAAGAGTCTGATACAGGCAAactacctaaaaaaaaaacaaaaataaaaagatcttcaaacaaaccaacaaaatacCATGACTTACGTTGCCTCGCTTGTATGTATTTCTTCATTATATTGTGATCTTCTGAAAGCCTCCATCACACTTTTTGCTGCTGTATTCAAACAtgggttttcattttattcttaacagcaacaaaacctcAATTAATACCACAGAAAGCATTTCTTGTTAGGCCTGCAGTCCTTAGTCAGAGTCACTGCCTGCCTCTTTTTGCAACAGTTGAAACACACTGGCATATTTTTCCTGGGTGTATTCCCATTAAAACATGCCAGCATTCATTTATCGGGAATGATTTCACCTTATTAGTCAAGTGTTTTTAAACAGTTACACAGATTGTGCCCTCACACTGGAACTCACATAAAGTTCTGGTTTATGAATAAAAATCATGCATATTAACGGCCTATTTGTGTATACCTTTGACCTGACTGCTCATCCTGAATCACATGAACATAGAAATACATCACTAGCAACCACAAGAGAATTGCCTAATTAATTACAACATTTCAAAAAGGAATTGCAATTTCCTGTAAGAAGatgaacatttttaaactattcATTGACAtacacaaagcaaaatacaatgCTTCAACATGCCACAGAATTCTACTGCTGAGCAAAACCTAAGCCTCTATTACTGAGAAGAAATATCAAGCCAGTGAAatgaaggaagcagaaaataaagtatgCAAGAAAGCTCAAACTTCCCCTGAACGTGTAGGCTTTTATTATGAAAATGTGTCCAACTCACATCTTTCCCAATGAGATCCCTCTGGTTCTCAATGATACCCCATGGAGGAATCCCAACAGCACAGATCTTTCTCAGGTGTGGTGAGGCACAGCCTTTCAGCGCATCCCCCACATGCCTGGACACTCCTAAACAGACAATTAAATCataatttatttctacattCAGAGACCTGCTACAGGACACCAGTGAAAGGGTTTCCcataatttcatttattctaTGGTCATGTTTTAACCAGAAACAAGCCATTCCATCCCACTTGGATATTTGACGTGCACTGTAGGAACTGTAAGGCTCAGATGTAATGCATCAATGCTTAAAACTCAATACATATTCGTAATTAATAATACTCATATATATTGCTAATGATGCTTTCTACCTCCAtaaaaactttgtttttatATAAATGCACCGGATGGTTCTTCAGTAAGGTCACCAGACTGAATAAAATCTAAAGAAGTAAAACTCTTCCAGTTCCGTGGCCTACTGACCCCCTCAGTTTTTGAGAGCAGTCTACAGGAAGTTTCAGATACTAATAGGCTAATTAATTGATTACGATGATTCAATAGTTTTAAATCATAAAACACAAGTTAAATTTAGATTTGAAAATGGTTTCAAAACCACCAATCACAGTCCTCAGAACCTAAATATCTTAATGAAGCAGACAAAATTGACTGCAAATAAGTTCTGGCTACCTACTATCAGTGTTTCTTATTACATGCAGAATACTCTcctccttaattaaaaaaacaaaacaaaaaaaacccccacattaaaaatattcagaacacCTGACAACAGCAGAGGAACATGATGTCACTTCTGGAATTATACATCgttccttaaaaagaaaaggctttattttatGCTAAAATATCACAAGTTATCAAACGATTtcattatatatatgtatatgcttTTGTGcggagaaagaacagcagaggaagactgagacaaataaaaataattatactaCCGCTGTTGATGCCTTCTGTAATTATCCACGCTCCTGTAGTCTCAGCAGCCTTCACCAACCCTTTGCTGAAAACCTGCTTGACCTTTGAGGGAAGCTTGAAATTTTGAATGCCTCCATGAACAGAGATCACTAACTTTGGCAACTCCATCTGCCATTCTTTAACCATCAAGTGCAACAGTTGATCCAAATTGCTATCATAAGAGAGTCTAATATActggaagaaataataatggGTGAAATAAACATCCTCCAAGAGAATGAACTGCAACATCTTACAAAGTTCTCAGCATTAATGTCTGAAAGATTTTATGCAGAATTAGAACTTTCAAAATACTGCTAATATGATAGCACAAAAATACATCAGTGAGCAATACAGTTGGCAATTCAGACTATGCTTAACCATGGTGAAATTCAAAGTAAAAATACCATACATACACTCTAATCTGATTTAAGATTCCCCTGCTCTCTTAAGCCAAATAATCTGATATTCACCCCAAACcactttttgtctttcttaCGCTGAAATTATAAAGAGAAGTCAGACATATAAAACCAGCACTTATTACCTTGGCATGGTACGTGTGATCTCCATCTTGAAAATTGATTGTACCAAATGCATCTGTTGGACTcatctttgtgtgtttttgcaCAGACCATTCTTCATCATCATCTCCTTGAGGGGCAGCCTGACAAACAGGCCAGCTACAGTCTACTGCTGGGTGATCTCCAATCAGCCGTCCACAGCAACatctcacattaaaaataaagaaaatactttataaCAAACACATTTGCATGAAACTCTAGGATTTTCATCAGAATAGCCCAAATAGTTTTTCTACAAAGAAGGATATTGCAGCTTGCTGACATGGAACACAATAAACATTAACTCAGCTCAACAACGAAAAAATGACATTGTATTAAATCATAAATATGTT contains the following coding sequences:
- the LOC136002457 gene encoding transient receptor potential cation channel subfamily M member 6-like; this translates as MKKEEESMDKQDSADCKSSRSWIEEVFSKRECAHIIPSSKDPHRCPAGCQVCQNLIRCCCGRLIGDHPAVDCSWPVCQAAPQGDDDEEWSVQKHTKMSPTDAFGTINFQDGDHTYHAKYIRLSYDSNLDQLLHLMVKEWQMELPKLVISVHGGIQNFKLPSKVKQVFSKGLVKAAETTGAWIITEGINSGVSRHVGDALKGCASPHLRKICAVGIPPWGIIENQRDLIGKDVVCLYQTLGNPLSKLSTLNSMHSHFLMADDGTVGKYGNEIMLRRNLEKYISLQKIHTRMGQGVPVVGLVVEGGPNVILMVWEYVRASPAVPVVVYEGTGRAADILAFTHKHTGDTG